One window of Chionomys nivalis chromosome 18, mChiNiv1.1, whole genome shotgun sequence genomic DNA carries:
- the Rhbg gene encoding ammonium transporter Rh type B — translation MVFVGFGFLMVFLQRYGFSSVGFTFLVATFTLQWATLVQGFLHSFHGGHIHVSVESLINADFCAGAVLISFGAVLGKTGPAQLLLMALLETMLFSANEFILLNLLRVRDAGGSMTIHMFGAYFGLFLSRVLYRSQLEKSRQRASSVYHSDLFAMIGTIFLWIFWPSFNSAPTALGDGQHRTALNTYYSLTASTLSTFALSALVSGDGRLDMVHIQNAALAGGVVVGASSEMMLTPFGAVAAGFLAGTVSTLGYKFFTPVLEFRFKIQDTCGVHNLHGMPGLLGALLGVLVTWLATHEAYGDGLQNVFPLIAAGQRSATSQAVYQLFGMFVTLVSAAVGGSLAGLLLKLPFLDSPPDSQCFEDQVYWEVPGEQEAEVQRPLQSEETQA, via the exons ATGGTCTTCGTAGGCTTTGGCTTTCTCATGGTCTTCCTGCAGCGCTATGGCTTCAGCAGCGTGGGTTTTACCTTCCTCGTGGCCACCTTCACCCTGCAGTGGGCCACGCTGGTCCAAGGCTTCCTTCACTCCTTCCACGGCGGCCACATCCACGTTAGTGTGGAGAG TTTGATCAATGCTGACTTCTGTGCGGGCGCTGTGCTCATCTCTTTCGGGGCTGTTCTGGGCAAGACAGGGCCAGCGCAGCTGCTGCTGATGGCCCTACTGGAGACGATGCTGTTTAGTGCCAACGAGTTCATACTGCTCAACCTCCTGAGG GTGAGAGATGCTGGAGGGTCTATGACCATTCACATGTTTGGGGCCTATTTCGGGCTGTTCCTCTCACGGGTCCTCTACAGATCCCAGCTGGAGAAGAGCAGGCAACGCGCGAGCTCTGTCTACCATTCTGACCTCTTTGCCATGATTG GGACCATCTTCCTGTGGATTTTCTGGCCCAGCTTCAACTCTGCGCCCACCGCGCTCGGGGATGGGCAGCATCGGACAGCACTGAACACGTACTATTCGCTCACCGCAAGCACCCTCAGCACGTTTGCCTTGTCAGCCCTTGTCAGTGGGGACGGCCGACTGGACATG GTCCACATCCAAAATGCAGCACTGGCTGGAGGGGTCGTGGTGGGGGCATCAAGCGAAATGATGCTGACACCCTTTGGGGCTGTGGCAGCTGGCTTCCTGGCTGGGACTGTCTCCACCTTGGGGTACAAGTTCTTTACG CCTGTCCTTGAGTTCAGATTCAAAATACAAGACACGTGTGGTGTCCACAACCTCCATGGGATGCCAGGGCTGCTGGGGGCCCTCCTGGGAGTTCTGGTGACTTGGCTGGCCACCCACGAGGCTTATGGAGATGG CCTGCAGAATGTATTTCCGCTCATAGCCGCCGGCCAGCGCAGCGCCACGTCTCAGGCGGTTTACCAGCTCTTTGGAATGTTTGTCACACTGGTGTCTGCCGCTGTGGGGGGCAGCCTTGCGG GGCTTCTGCTGAAGCTGCCCTTCCTGGATTCCCCTCCAGACTCCCAATGCTTCGAAGACCAGGTTTACTGGGAG GTGCCCGGAGAGCAGGAGGCTGAGGTCCAGAGGCCTCTGCAGTCTGAGGAGACCCAGGCCTAA